A window from Chloroflexota bacterium encodes these proteins:
- a CDS encoding metallophosphoesterase family protein — protein sequence MLYALAAANVQESIKFPSRRASSASFLAGALPRSLAPRARCECRWQVAPDQADGLPLLTDSLRYAVFGDVHANLTALDAVLADIDRHGRFEAIISNGDQLAGGPRPLEVWDRLQERGALMLVGNTERDLLLGDVPPPPWGLAKRGMLKAVFFYCRDLLSEDLIETAAGLPFAIRIRAHADSPVLMIAHANANNVDDFLTPTTSPRVYDRLLGKEDRPQMLITGHIHSPQDVLIGGVRVVRPGSVGLKYERDVQHLANWLEVWFDHENDAWACRLHKVEWDNETEIEVGSRLDYPGVTILPGFWRFE from the coding sequence GCGCCTCTTTTTTGGCGGGCGCGCTGCCCCGATCGTTAGCGCCCCGGGCGCGATGCGAGTGCCGCTGGCAGGTCGCCCCAGATCAAGCCGATGGATTGCCCCTCCTGACCGATTCACTGCGCTACGCCGTATTCGGCGACGTGCACGCAAACCTGACAGCCCTGGACGCCGTCCTGGCCGATATCGACCGGCATGGTCGGTTTGAAGCGATCATCTCCAACGGCGACCAGCTGGCCGGGGGTCCCCGCCCGCTCGAGGTGTGGGACCGGCTGCAGGAGCGCGGGGCGCTGATGCTGGTCGGCAATACCGAGCGCGATCTTCTGCTGGGCGACGTCCCTCCGCCCCCCTGGGGGCTGGCCAAACGCGGAATGCTCAAGGCGGTCTTCTTCTACTGCCGCGACCTGCTTTCCGAAGACCTGATTGAGACTGCGGCCGGCCTGCCGTTCGCGATCCGGATCAGGGCGCACGCTGATTCACCGGTGCTGATGATTGCCCACGCCAACGCCAACAACGTAGACGATTTCCTCACGCCGACCACCTCGCCGCGGGTTTACGATCGGCTGCTGGGCAAAGAGGACCGTCCGCAGATGCTGATTACCGGACATATCCATTCCCCGCAGGACGTTCTCATCGGCGGCGTGCGGGTGGTCCGGCCCGGCAGCGTCGGTCTCAAATACGAACGCGACGTCCAGCACCTTGCCAACTGGCTCGAGGTCTGGTTCGATCATGAAAACGACGCTTGGGCGTGCAGGCTGCACAAGGTCGAGTGGGACAATGAGACCGAGATCGAAGTCGGCAGTCGTCTCGACTACCCGGGCGTGACGATACTGCCCGGATTCTGGCGGTTCGAATAG
- a CDS encoding ribose ABC transporter encodes MLKGIDPLLNADLLYVLMAMGHGDDLVIVDANFPDTANAERLVRLDGNSATEVLAAVLTVLPLDTFVDEPCATMAPVDGGPKPEIVSEFEQIAASAEGGPVGFEQVERFEFYERAAESFAIVSTSERRLYGNVIVKKGIIPPE; translated from the coding sequence ATGCTAAAAGGAATCGACCCGCTGCTGAATGCCGACCTGCTGTACGTTCTCATGGCGATGGGGCATGGTGACGACCTGGTGATCGTGGACGCCAACTTCCCCGACACCGCCAACGCCGAGCGCCTTGTGCGCCTCGACGGCAACAGCGCCACCGAAGTTCTGGCGGCGGTGCTGACCGTACTGCCGCTGGATACCTTCGTCGATGAACCGTGCGCGACGATGGCTCCGGTTGATGGCGGCCCGAAGCCGGAAATCGTTTCCGAGTTCGAACAGATCGCGGCCAGCGCGGAGGGCGGCCCGGTGGGATTCGAACAGGTGGAACGGTTCGAGTTCTACGAACGCGCCGCCGAGAGTTTTGCCATCGTCTCGACCAGCGAGCGGCGGCTCTACGGGAACGTGATCGTCAAAAAGGGCATCATCCCGCCCGAATAA
- a CDS encoding ornithine cyclodeaminase family protein, producing MPLYINESEVESVLDMDSVLDAVEGVQRRLATGEAENLPRRRILQSGRTLHLMAASDEGCGYAGHKSYLATVGGIAFSVLLYEIASGQLAAVIEANRLGQLRTGAASGVASRHLARPESSALGIVGGGFQARTQVEAICRTLPIRSVRAFRRDRERLEGFCGEISDRCGVAATAAESAEAAIDGADVIVTATNSADPVLDGYLENGVHVNAMGSNRANAAELGPLTVGGFDRVVCDDIAQARIESGDLLRANAAGTFSWGTAVALGDVIAGKARGRTGPGEKTLFESLGIAAWDIAAAAIVLERARDRGLGREL from the coding sequence ATGCCCCTCTACATCAACGAATCTGAAGTCGAGTCCGTATTGGATATGGACTCGGTTCTGGATGCGGTCGAAGGCGTCCAGCGGCGGTTGGCGACCGGCGAAGCCGAGAACCTGCCGCGCCGCCGCATCCTCCAATCGGGACGGACCCTTCACCTCATGGCCGCCAGCGACGAGGGCTGCGGTTACGCCGGCCACAAGTCCTACCTGGCTACTGTCGGCGGAATCGCCTTCAGTGTGCTTCTTTACGAGATCGCCAGCGGCCAGCTGGCGGCGGTGATCGAGGCCAATCGCCTCGGGCAGCTGCGCACCGGCGCCGCCAGCGGGGTGGCCAGCCGCCACCTCGCCCGCCCCGAATCAAGCGCCCTCGGCATCGTCGGCGGCGGCTTCCAGGCCCGGACCCAGGTCGAGGCGATCTGCCGCACTCTGCCGATAAGGTCGGTGCGGGCCTTCCGGCGCGACCGCGAGCGGCTGGAGGGTTTTTGCGGCGAAATCTCGGATCGCTGCGGCGTGGCGGCCACCGCGGCCGAGTCGGCCGAAGCGGCGATCGACGGCGCGGACGTAATCGTTACCGCCACCAATTCCGCCGATCCGGTCCTGGACGGGTACCTGGAAAACGGCGTGCACGTGAATGCGATGGGTTCGAATCGGGCCAACGCCGCCGAACTGGGCCCGCTCACGGTCGGAGGCTTCGACCGGGTGGTCTGCGACGACATCGCCCAAGCTCGCATAGAGAGCGGCGACCTGCTGCGGGCCAACGCCGCCGGGACGTTTTCGTGGGGCACCGCAGTTGCCTTGGGCGACGTCATTGCCGGCAAGGCGCGGGGACGGACCGGCCCGGGGGAGAAGACCCTGTTCGAGTCGCTCGGAATTGCCGCCTGGGATATTGCGGCGGCGGCAATCGTCCTCGAACGGGCCCGCGACCGGGGCCTGGGGCGCGAACTCTGA